Proteins from one Mastacembelus armatus chromosome 16, fMasArm1.2, whole genome shotgun sequence genomic window:
- the LOC113136372 gene encoding uncharacterized protein LOC113136372 isoform X2 encodes MDLPLLPTQASEYNKQRTRPQFTIRSANSPLYSLTSRSGVRIPRYFSEEKRESAEEVQENERYGTHAGTDDTNKEEYTVGGHQASTGSHSVKGQCKAIETSGKTDKAITNFATETSEKHAFEGRGRTEWRRYDQLSRSKSLDFQSATRSPDLGTKADVSMLSAQTEWDINKQAGELEEQRAGVESTKGKVMSSVQAYNSASVSNVQERSPGSHMSQTLDKVSRGYSLPSRLRPQPSPGSKFTATAASFGPKGGQSILERIEKLYGSAGVGKAEDNSKIRNFSNTATTAEPLIPPQLKSYEKAEGEKFPKRFSSGENNSLSSVQRRKTFTWMPQKDISNSDSPLFPGRRRRLSGGQWQGQFQSRYTDESGDNWGKGLKEIGTRSLDRASSRSTVAAQIRATRAAGNITAESKSFIEENAPVLLKDSPGLRDKTNEFQDERRANHQEVQNETDGINGVREAADRVKDKGQLKNSSTDDVFESQAQKITLKTTEKKRFPEMLSVPSAASVKNKINQFEALSQRATGQGPMPRRALSVPIQLIRAHDGVKTSDSAKATGGLMDKNKGWNKEEEAVFKTERCSSVDEHGLRLAKKAREGTDLVENKGREHFDKYSRLKNTLEIPLNGGAQRRCTTFYIDETDFSKVSSPEKASERDMTVNNIPSSLLSNGTSAGMQKATPSGINSPVSDDDKTPTNTPNHSPFLPPTAQPEHAVPTADRYDSSSVFTQATKVLDPQSLRPFQSSSQELVSPEVMTDYQKQKRKQDIDLQAWVAGLNPDVKVWNDDGDDYKDDDDVSTQKDDDSNYDSDSGESSVTITSNMSQSDRRSFSVSLSDLRNFSGAGYESENDSDEGKSTGRRSVSLSSDVSALSCVSVIPSEELDRLLEDVRNLQDSDDVQVVVLHKEMGVGLGFSLAGGVDQNKPITVGE; translated from the exons ATGGACTTACCCTTGCTTCCTACACAAGCGAGTGAGTATAACAAGCAGAGGACAAGACCACAGTTCACTATCCGCTCAGCTAACTCTCCCCTGTACAGTCTCACTAGCAGGTCAGGTGTTAGGATACCAAGATATTTTtcagaggagaagagggaaaGCGCTGAGGAAGTCCAAGAAAATGAGAGATATGGGACACACGCTGGAACAGATGATACAAATAAAGAGGAATACACTGTTGGTGGACATCAAGCCAGTACAGGGAGTCACAGTGTCAAAGGTCAGTGCAAGGCCATTGAAAcatcaggaaaaacagacaaagcaaTAACAAATTTTGCCACTGAAACAAGTGAAAAACATGCTTTTGAAGGTCGGGGCAGGACAGAGTGGAGAAGATATGACCAGTTGAGTAGAAGTAAAAGTTTAGATTTTCAAAGCGCAACAAGAAGTCCTGACTTGGGTACCAAAGCTGACGTGTCCATGCTGTCAGCCCAAACAGAATGGGACATTAATAAACAGGCTGGAGAACTGGAGGAACAACGGGCAGGTGTTGAAAGCACGAAAGGAAAAGTGATGTCTTCAGTACAGGCCTACAACTCTGCAAGTGTAAGTAATGTTCAAGAGAGGAGCCCAGGGAGTCACATGAGCCAAACTTTGGACAAGGTCAGCAGGGGTTACTCTCTGCCTTCCAGGTTGAGGCCCCAGCCTAGTCCTGGCTCTAAGTTCACAGCAACAGCTGCTTCATTTGGGCCTAAAGGAGGTCAGAGTATACTGGAGCGTATAGAGAAACTCTATGGGTCTGCTGGTGTTGGTAAAGCAGAGGACAATAGCAAAATTAGGAACTTCTCTAACACTGCAACAACTGCAGAGCCTCTTATTCCACCACAACTGAAGTCATATGAGAAGGCAGAAGGAGAAAAATTTCCCAAACGTTTTTCATCGGGAGAGAACAATAGCCTCAGTTCAgtgcaaagaagaaaaacatttacctGGATGCCTCAAAAGGATATTTCCAATTCTGACAGTCCACTTTTTCcaggaagaaggaggagattGTCAGGGGGACAGTGGCAAGGACAGTTCCAGAGCAGATATACAGACGAAAGTGGAGATAACTGGGGAAAAGGCTTAAAGGAAATAGGCACAAGGTCCTTGGATAGAGCTAGCAGCAGGTCCACCGTAGCAGCTCAGATTAGAGCTACCAGAGCTGCAGGAAATATTACTGCAGAATCTAAGAGTTTCATCGAAGAAAATGCACCTGTTCTTTTGAAAGATTCACCTGGGTTGAGAGATAAAACTAATGAATTTCAGGATGAGAGAAGGGCAAACCATCAAGAGGTCCAAAATGAGACTGATGGAATAAATGGGGTGAGAGAGGCAGCTGACAGAGTGAAAGACAAAGGTCAACTGAAGAATAGCAGCACTGATGATGTTTTTGAGTCACAAGCACAGAAAATCACACTAAAAACAACCGAGAAGAAGAGATTCCCAGAGATGTTGTCCGTCCCTTCTGCAGCCAGTGTGAAAAATAAGATCAATCAGTTTGAGGCTCTGTCACAGAGAGCAACAGGGCAGGGTCCGATGCCCAGAAGAGCCTTGTCTGTACCAATACAACTCATCAGGGCTCATGACGGAGTGAAGACGAGCGATTCTGCGAAAGCAACAGGTGGATTGATGGATAAGAACAAGGGATGGAATaaggaagaggaggcagttttCAAAACTGAAAGGTGTTCATCGGTGGACGAGCATGGACTAAGATTAGCTAAAAAAGCAAGAGAAGGAACTGATTTGGTTGAGAACAAAGGAAGAGAACATTTTGATAAATATTCCAGACTCAAGAATACACTTGAAATCCCTCTCAATGGAGGAGCTCAAAGAAGATGTACAACCTTTTACATAGATGAGACAGACTTCTCCAAAGTCTCAAGCCCTGAAAAAGCAAGCGAGAGAGACATGACAGTCAATAATATACCATCTTCCCTACTGTCCAATGGCACCTCAGCTGGTATGCAGAAAGCAACACCCTCTGGGATTAATTCACCTGTTAGTGATGATGACAAGACTCCAACAAACACCCCCAACCACTCACCCTTTCTTCCCCCTACTGCACAACCGGAACATGCCGTTCCCACTGCAGATAGATATGATAGCTCTTCTGTCTTCACACAAGCAACCAAAGTACTTGATCCACAGTCACTCCGTCCCTTCCAGAGCAGCAGCCAAGAACTTGTCTCTCCAGAAGTCATGACAGActaccaaaaacaaaaacggAAACAAGACATAGACCTGCAAGCTTGGGTAGCTGGCTTGAACCCAGATGTTAAGGTCTGGAATGATGATGGAGATGATTAtaaggatgatgatgatgtaagTACACAGAAAGATGACGATTCAAACTATGATTCAGATTCTGGAGAATCCTCAGTGACTATCACCAGTAACATGAGCCAGTCAGATCGCAGGAGCTTCAGTGTCAG TCTTTCAGACCTGCGTAACTTTTCTGGAGCTGGCTATGAGTCCGAGAATGACAGTGATGAGGGGAAATCTACAGGTCGGCGGTCTGTCTCACTGAGCTCAGATGTGTCTGCTCtgtcctgtgtgtctgtcataCCCAGTGAGGAGCTGGACAGGCTGCTGGAGGATGTCAGGAATCTGCAG
- the ltap1 gene encoding protein C1orf43 homolog isoform X1, translated as MRNDSLLSSINVVLVMAYGSLVFVLLFIFVKRQIMRFAMKSRRGPHVPLGHNAPKELRQEIEAKLCQVQKIHFEPRLLSPDDDRLKQRDQSGSNDYLYRMRALDAIRDTNFPFRELGGTSTAVTGKRFRTWLLQLRNSHCMFRDSQRSLIDKVLDGYNKARHGAEAFGKEEFIKYQEALTELASVVKAHSSSSSSSSNSSSSTSTPSQHHQSAAKDLTSTTEPASSSSPTQTTYLTSTVQQRSKRPRHFLELKNFKDNYDTLDSSL; from the exons ATGCGGAATGACTCCCTTCTGTCAAGCATTAATGTGGTGCTTGTAATGGCCTACGGAAGTCTG gtgtttgttttgctgttcatCTTtgtcaaaagacaaattatgcGTTTTGCCATGAAGTCTCGGAGAGGACCACATGTCCCCCTTGGCCACAACGCTCCTaag GAGTTGAGACAAGAAATTGAAGCCAAACTGTGCCAGGTACAGAAAATCCACTTTGAGCCTCGTCTGCTGTCTCCAGATGATGACAGGCTAAAGCAGAGGGATCAATCTG gtTCTAATGACTATCTGTACAGGATGAGAGCTCTGGATGCCATCAGAGACACTA ATTTCCCTTTTCGTGAACTGGGTGGGACATCCACTGCTGTAACGGGTAAAAGATTTCGAACCTGGCTTCTGCAGCTACGAAATTCCCACTGCATGTTCAGAGACAGCCAAAGGTCCCTTATTGACAAAGTGCTGGATGGATACAATAAAGCACGTCATGGGGCCGag GCTTTTGGTAAAGAAGAATTTATAAAATACCAGGAAGCTCTAACTGAACTGGCCTCTGT CGTGAAggctcacagcagcagcagcagcagcagcagcaacagtagcagcagcactAGCACTCCAAGCCAGCACCACCAGTCTGCAGCCAAAGACCTGACTAGCACCACAGAACCTGCTAGCTCCTCCTCCCCAACCCAAACCACCTACCTCACATCTACAGTGCAGCAGCGCAGCAAGAGGCCCAGACACTTCCTGGAGCTGAAGAATTTCAAAGACAACTATGACACCCTGGACAGTTCGCTCTGA
- the ltap1 gene encoding protein C1orf43 homolog isoform X2, with product MRFAMKSRRGPHVPLGHNAPKELRQEIEAKLCQVQKIHFEPRLLSPDDDRLKQRDQSGSNDYLYRMRALDAIRDTNFPFRELGGTSTAVTGKRFRTWLLQLRNSHCMFRDSQRSLIDKVLDGYNKARHGAEAFGKEEFIKYQEALTELASVVKAHSSSSSSSSNSSSSTSTPSQHHQSAAKDLTSTTEPASSSSPTQTTYLTSTVQQRSKRPRHFLELKNFKDNYDTLDSSL from the exons atgcGTTTTGCCATGAAGTCTCGGAGAGGACCACATGTCCCCCTTGGCCACAACGCTCCTaag GAGTTGAGACAAGAAATTGAAGCCAAACTGTGCCAGGTACAGAAAATCCACTTTGAGCCTCGTCTGCTGTCTCCAGATGATGACAGGCTAAAGCAGAGGGATCAATCTG gtTCTAATGACTATCTGTACAGGATGAGAGCTCTGGATGCCATCAGAGACACTA ATTTCCCTTTTCGTGAACTGGGTGGGACATCCACTGCTGTAACGGGTAAAAGATTTCGAACCTGGCTTCTGCAGCTACGAAATTCCCACTGCATGTTCAGAGACAGCCAAAGGTCCCTTATTGACAAAGTGCTGGATGGATACAATAAAGCACGTCATGGGGCCGag GCTTTTGGTAAAGAAGAATTTATAAAATACCAGGAAGCTCTAACTGAACTGGCCTCTGT CGTGAAggctcacagcagcagcagcagcagcagcagcaacagtagcagcagcactAGCACTCCAAGCCAGCACCACCAGTCTGCAGCCAAAGACCTGACTAGCACCACAGAACCTGCTAGCTCCTCCTCCCCAACCCAAACCACCTACCTCACATCTACAGTGCAGCAGCGCAGCAAGAGGCCCAGACACTTCCTGGAGCTGAAGAATTTCAAAGACAACTATGACACCCTGGACAGTTCGCTCTGA
- the tuft1a gene encoding tuftelin 1a: protein MLKMNGVTRSLCTFEDIRNQNYGERCRRLRLTLHDQNQAAQRTDQHREKPIGRAFAVVQPTNDRTVLTSEPVKSTEEQVEVIKVYLEARRQEQEKHQESLKMLSDEVTQIQEVRYCLKTLREQMAAKNKPHTNGWKVGVPFRKNISPSPKGVAKADGQEIDDEAERDKLREVSKRLYAQLQEAEKKHQEEKERLQAEGSRLKERLNDQQEKLKATEEASERKDKRIEELQRLLGGMEQESANLREAIRNREEELRELRKIREEGQKGDQRAEQLEKEVAVLKEKIHHLDDMLKSQQRKVRHMIEQLQNSRMVIQERDRVIKELEEKVAFLEAENREMRDQVDYFLGGQRSNSYLSSERNPQIVYSKPIKPSTASNKPLPFIKVIEIKS, encoded by the exons atgttaaaGATGAACGGAGTGACGAGGAGCCTGTGTACGTTTGAGGACATTAGAAATCAAAATTATGGG GAGCGTTGCAGGCGGCTGCGGCTCACACTGCATGACCAGAACCAGGCAGCTCAGAGAACAGaccaacacagagaaaag CCAATTGGACGGGCATTCGCCGTGGTGCAGCCAACCAATGACAGGACAGTTTTGACCTCTGAACCGGTCAAATCTACAGAGGAGCAAGTGGAGGTTATCAAG GTGTATCTAGAGGCCCGCAGACAAGAGCAGGAGAAACACCAGGAGAGCCTGAAGATGCTGTCAGATGAAGTTACACAGATACAAGAG GTGCGGTATTGCCTGAAGACACTGAGAGAGCAGATGGCAGCCAAAAACAAG ccACACACAAATGGGTGGAAAGTTGGTGTTCCTTTCAGAAAGAACATTTCGCCTTCACCTAAAGGAGTAGCTAAAGCTGATGGACAG GAAATAGATGatgaagcagagagagacaagCTGAGGGAAGTCAGCAAGCGATTATATGCACAGCTGCAGGAAGCTGAGAAAAAACaccaagaagagaaagagaggctgCAG GCTGAAGGCAGCAGGCTGAAGGAGCGTCTGAACGACCAGCAGGAGAAGTTGAAGGCCACAGAAGAAGCCAGCGAGAGGAAAGACAAACGCATTGAAGAGCTCCAGAGGTTGTTGGGCGGGATGGAGCAGGAGAGCGCGAACTTGCGGGAGGCAATCCGCAACCGTGAGGAGGAACTCCGTGAACTGCGCAAGATCAGAGAAGAGGGCCAGAAAGGAGACCAGAG ggcTGAACAGTTGGAGAAGGAGGTTGCTGTTCTCAAAGAAAAGATCCACCATCTGGATGACATGTTGAAAAGCCAACAGAGGAAAGTCAGACACATGATTGAGCAG CTCCAGAACTCTCGCATGGTGATCCAGGAAAGAGACCGCGTGAtcaaagagctggaggaaaaagTGGCATTCTTGGAGGCTGAG AACCGAGAGATGCGTGACCAGGTGGACTATTTCCTGGGAGGACAAAGGTCAAATTCTTACCTTTCATCAGAGCGCAACCCCCAGATTGTCTACAG TAAACCAATCAAGCCATCCACTGCATCTAACAAACCACTCCCATTTATAAAAGTCATCGAGATCAAGTCATGA